The proteins below come from a single Aegilops tauschii subsp. strangulata cultivar AL8/78 chromosome 6, Aet v6.0, whole genome shotgun sequence genomic window:
- the LOC109742861 gene encoding putative wall-associated receptor kinase-like 16, whose amino-acid sequence MYFVPHPQSILYEQDIGFYLLERARTRGPLSRSAGFSTDTGFSSTDTGVGCCQSAIPPGVSFFEPHQRNFPPQQEENSAFISNATSCHYVFLVEADWFSHSDRVFLNRTDDFHVPVVLDWAVRNVGNCSASRRNATDFACRSARSDCFDAANGPGYRCNCSRGYDGNPYLDGGCTDIDECQLKGEFPCYGVCNNTQGSYTCQCPPGTSGDVTRKDGCRPKDKFTLALKIVTGVSVGVFLSVFMCFWLYLGLQKRKLIKAKQSFFEHNGGVIPQQQMRGAAGGGGGGFKIFSEEELKKATNNFAVDQILGRGGHGIVYIGVLEDKTIVAIKKSKMMEATETKEFAREMLILSQINHRNVVKLQGCCLEVEVPMLVYEYVSNGTLYHYIHGGEGPDTNKALDTRLRIAAESAEALSYMHSSASRPILHGDVKTANILLDGSLTAKVSDFGASKLEPSDEAEIATLVQGTCGYLDPEYLMTCQLTDKSDLLTGKKVLCFDGPEEDRSLVSRFTTAEKAGRHDELLDGRVRLEMGPEALEEVTYLVMRCVSMIREEHPSMKEVAEKLEALRRYQRNPWGQAGAYPDEGQSLLGREQQRDVNYRLRPQDVLDLEEGSTYTFSL is encoded by the exons ATGTATTTTGTACCCCATCCACAATCAATATTATACGAGCAAGACATAGGATTTTACCTCTTGGAGAGGGCCCGAACCCGG GGCCCCCTttcgagatctgccggttttagCACCGACACCGGCTTCTCCTCCACCGACACTGGCGTCGGGTGCTGCCAGAGCGCGATACCGCCCGGGGTCAGCTTCTTCGAGCCGCACCAGCGCAACTTCCCGCCGCAGCAGGAAGAGAACTCCGCCTTCATCAGCAACGCCACGTCCTGCCACTACGTGTTCCTCGTCGAGGCGGACTGGTTCAGCCACAGCGACCGCGTCTTCCTCAACCGCACCGACGACTTCCACGTGCCCGTCGTGCTCGACTGGGCCGTCCGGAACGTCGGCAACTGCAGCGCCTCCAGGCGCAACGCCACCGACTTCGCCTGCCGGAGCGCGCGCAGCGACTGCTTCGACGCCGCCAACGGCCCCGGGTACCGGTGCAACTGCTCCAGGGGCTACGACGGCAACCCGTACCTCGACGGTGGATGCACAG ACATCGACGAGTGCCAACTGAAAGGCGAATTCCCGTGCTACGGGGTCTGCAATAACACGCAGGGAAGCTACACTTGCCAGTGCCCTCCCGGGACAAGTGGAGATGTCACCAGGAAGGATGGCTGCCGGCCAAAGGACAAGTTCACCTTAGCTCTGAAGATCGTTACAG GAGTCAGCGTGGGGGTGTTCTTGTCCGTGTTCATGTGCTTCTGGCTCTACCTGGGGCTCCAGAAGAGAAAGCTCATCAAGGCAAAGCAGAGCTTCTTCGAGCACAACGGAGGCGTCATCCCACAGCAGCAGATGCGTGGCGCTGCCGGGGGAGGCGGTGGCGGGTTCAAGATATTCTCGGAAGAGGAGCTCAAGAAAGCGACCAACAACTTCGCCGTCGACCAGATCCTCGGTCGCGGCGGGCACGGCATTGTCTACATAGGTGTTCTGGAGGACAAGACCATTGTTGCCATCAAGAAGTCCAAGATGATGGAGGCCACCGAGACCAAGGAGTTCGCGAGGGAGATGCTCATCCTCTCTCAGATCAACCACCGGAATGTCGTCAAGCTGCAGGGCTGCTGCCTCGAGGTGGAGGTGCCGATGCTGGTCTACGAGTATGTCTCCAACGGCACTCTCTACCACTACATCCATGGCGGTGAGGGCCCCGACACCAACAAGGCACTTGACACCCGCCTACGGATAGCGGCGGAGTCGGCCGAGGCGCTGTCGTACATGCACTCGTCGGCCTCGCGACCGATCCTCCACGGCGATGTCAAGACGGCCAACATCTTGCTCGACGGCAGCCTCACCGCCAAAGTCTCTGACTTTGGGGCATCGAAGCTAGAACCAAGTGACGAGGCTGAGATTGCGACACTGGTGCAAGGCACCTGCGGGTACCTGGACCCAGAGTACCTCATGACATGCCAGCTGACGGACAAGAGTGAT CTCTTGACAGGGAAGAAGGTGCTCTGCTTTGATGGGCCAGAGGAGGACAGGAGCCTCGTGTCCCGATTCACGACGGCCGAGAAAGCCGGCCGGCATGACGAGCTCCTTGACGGCCGGGTGAGATTGGAGATGGGCCCGGAGGCACTGGAAGAAGTAACGTACCTCGTGATGCGGTGTGTGAGCATGATCAGGGAGGAGCATCCGTCGATGAAGGAAGTTGCAGAGAAATTGGAAGCTCTAAGGAGGTATCAACGGAACCCATGGGGTCAGGCTGGTGCTTATCCGGATGAGGGGCAAAGCTTGCTTGGTAGAGAGCAACAACGTGATGTGAATTATAGGTTGAGACCGCAAGACGTTCTTGATCTTGAAGAGGGTAGTACATACACTTTTAGCTTGTAG